TCGACACCTCTACCGGACGTAATTCTTCACCATATTGGTATACGATGTTACCATCCAAATTGGTGATGTTTTCTTTGAATTCATCCATCACATCAGTATAAGTTGATGTATGCATCCATCCCGTTTTTTCGTTGAATCCTTGGTACACAAAAAACTGACCCCAAGTAACGGCACCATAGGCATTGAGACCTTCCTCGGAGACCACGTGCACCTCTCCCCTAAAATAAAATGAGGTATGAGGGTTGATGAGCAGCATGGCATTCCCGGATTGGGTTAATGAACCCGAAATCGCAATTCCGTTAGAACCTTGTGGTTCAACCATTTCCTCCTCCTTTTCAATGGCCTTAATTTCTGACTCGGGTATTTCCATGTTACCCTCATAAAAGGCTTTTATTTCGCTGGTTCTTATGCGCTCAATATCGCCACCAATACTTCCTTCACTAAAATACATTGGCATCCATGGTTCAAAACGGGTCAGTAATTTAGGCTTCACTTCCGGATGTGTATGCAGGTAATAGTTTACGCCGTCCGCAAAGGCATCACATAATTTCTTTAACCAATCCGGACTTTTTTCATAATTCGCCTTCGCCTCGTCCTCCGTCATAAAAAGCTTTGCCCGTAAATCACTGTACAAAGCCTCTTCCCCCTCAACTTCTGCCAAACGACCCGTTGCCCAAATGTAATTCTGTTCCACCCTGTTAAAGTCATCTTCACATTGCGCATATAACAATCCGAAAATCGCATCTGCATCTGTTTTGCCGTAAATATGGGGAACACCAAAATCATCCCTAATAATTTCAACGTTTGACGCTTGCTCTTTCCATCTTTCAATTTCTGTGTTCGGTTGCTCAATGGCACAGGATGTAAGTATGAGAGCGGACAACAGAAGGATAATATAACGGTTCATAATCATTGAATTTTGAATGATGAAGATACATCAAATGGTTTAGAAATTACCAACTGCCACTGGCGCCGCCTCCCCCGGAACTGCCGCCACCTCCTGAAAAACTACTTGAGCTTCCGCCGGAAGAACTGGAGCCAAAAGAATGCGTCCCCGTTGAGGAAAATGTTTTCCTATAGTAGGCCTTATCATTGGAAATTAAGGAAAGTTTGAAATCATCCTTTCCAAAAAATTTGATTTTGATAAAAGCGATGAGTATGGAAATACCAAAAAAAGGAATTAATAGCCATAACAATAGACTAGGACGTTCCAAAAAATAAGACACTGGTAACAGTTCCGGCCAACAAATGGTCGCAACCACTCCCAAGGGGACTGCTAAAAATACGAGGCCGAAAACAGAAGAGAGCGCTGCTGAAAAAATCAAGAATAATCCCGGCAGTAGTCCTAGCTTTCCGATAAAAATTCCCCTAAAAATCTCAATCAAACCACTATAAGATCTGTAGAAGAAAAAACCACCTACACCCACGAATACACAAATGAAGAGCAGTAAGAAGCCAGCACCAATCAATGTGTTTCTATCCTCACTGCGTTGTATTTCCTCCTTAAATTCATCTAGTGCTTCTGGGTCCCTTAAGAGAGAAATCAATTGATCTGTGGCTTGTGATATGCCCTCAAAATATTTATCCTCTTTAAAATTCGGAATCATGGTATTCCTAATAATTCTTGAGGCAACAGCATCGGTAATATAAGGCTCCAAACCATACCCGACCTCGATGCGAACTTCCCTGTCCATTTCTGAAAATAAGATTAACAGTCCATTATCCTTTCCCTTTTGTCCTAAGCCGTTTTGATTAAACAGACCGTTCGCGTAGGACTCGATAGTCTCATATCCTAAACTTTGTACTGTTACCACAACCAGTTGATTGGTAGTCTCTTGCTCAAAAGCAGTCAATTTTTCTTTAAGCGTAGATAACTGATTTGGATTGAAAATACCCGCACTATCCGTTACTATTTCACGTAGTTCCATATATCTGTTTTGACATAGAACAGTGGTGGAAATAGCTATAAAAAGAAGTAGTACGGTTTTTTTAATCATACCCCTATTGAGTTGTGCTATTTCAAAGATACAGTTCTTCTCCAAAAATCAATTCAAACATAACTATGGCATTCTTCACAGTAATTCTCTTTAAATTCAAGTAACTTGCAAGCTTCTTGTTCGAATAAATTATGGCAGACAAAAAAGTTAGTATTCTTACCGCGTTCAAAACAATAATTTGGCCCAGACGAAAGTTAGTTTTCCTTGGACTGGTATTAATTGTAATAAGTAAAGCAGCGAGTTTCGTCGCGCCAGTATCACTTCGCTATTTTTTGGATGACATCGTACCCAATAAAGATTATGACCTCCTCAAAATACTAGTGGCCGTAGTTATATTTTCCTTTTTCGTACAAGGTCTTATGTCTTTTCTTTTGACCAAGGTACTTAGCATACAAGCACAATACATGATTTCCGAGCTTAGGGCACAGGTACAGAAACAAGTGCTTTCATTACCCCTTCGATTTTTTGATAATACCAAATCAGGGGCTTTGGTCTCAAGGATTATGAGTGATGTTGAAGGTGTTCGAAACCTAATTGGAACGGGATTGGTGCAGTTGGTGGGCGGAACCATTACGGCGGTCGTATCACTAATACTTTTATTAAGAATAAGTCCGGGTATGACATTGCTAACTTTTATTCCTCTTGTTTTATTTGCCATAATCGCCTTAAAAGCTTTTAAAATTATCCGTCCCGTTTTTCGTGACCGTGGTAAAATAAATGCGGAAGTTAAAGGACGTTTAACCGAAACTCTTGGCGGAATACGGGTAATCAAAGGGTTTAATGCGGAAGCTCAAGAAGCAAAAGTATTTGAAAATGGTGTGGACAAATTATACCAGAACGTAAAAAAGAGTTTAACCGCCACTGCCGTGATGACAAGTTCGTCAACTTTTCTTTTAGGCTTGGCCACTACAGGAATAATGATGGGATATGGTGGCTACAAAATGATGGAAGGAGAATTAACGACGGGACAATATTTTGAATTTACTTTTTTATTGGCCCTGATGATTGCCCCAATCGTACAGATGAGTAATATTGGAAGTCAGTTAACAGAAGCGTTGGCCGGTCTTGACCGGACGGAAGAACTAATGAACGAAGTATCTGAAGCAAATGAAAAAGAGCGTACCGTTCAGCTTTCAAATATTCATGGCGATATGTCTTTTGAAGATGTTTCCTTTGCTTATGAAGAAGACAAGGATGTTCTGCACAATATTAGTTTTAAGGTAAAATCTGGGGATGTAATAGCTTTGGTCGGTAGTTCGGGGTCAGGTAAATCCACTATTGCTGGTTTGGCAGCTACTTTTTTGAATCCAGATTCAGGCAAGATTACGGTAGACGGGATTGATTTGGCAAAAGTCGATTTGACCAGTTTTCGACAGTTTTTAGGCGTTGTTTTGCAAGATGATTTCTTATTTGAGGGTACCATAAAAGATAATATCCTCTTCCCTAGACCCAACGCCTCGGAAGAAGAATTGCAAAAGGCGGTAAAAGGGGCCTATGTTGATGAATTTACGGATAGGTTCGAAGATGGGCTAGAAACCTTGATTGGGGAACGTGGCGTAAAACTATCAGGTGGACAGCGACAGCGAATTGCTATTGCACGTGCGGTTTTGGCCGATCCTAAAATCCTGATTCTTGATGAAGCTACTTCTAACTTGGATACGGAGAGTGAGGCTTTGATCCAAAAAAGTTTGGCCACGCTCACTGAGGGAAGAACAACTTTTGTTATTGCCCACCGTTTAAGCACGATTCGTAAAGCCAACCAAATTTTAGTGATTGAAAACGGCCGTATTGCGGAACAAGGTACCCATGATGAATTGATTGCAACCGAGGGAAGGTATTATAATTTGTTCACCTACCAAGCGAGGATTTAATTCTTACAAAAAAGGGCTATTTTCGTCGTCAAATCAATACAACCTTCATGAGACAATACGTAACTACAGCACTATTGCTATTCATATCTTTTTGCATTCACTCTCAGATAATTTATGAAAATGGCTATTTCATCGATATGAATGGCGAACGAAAAGATGGTTTAATTAAAAATAATGATTGGGCCCACAATCCCGACTCTTTCAAATATAAAATCTCCGAAAACGACAAGGAACAAATATTAAAGACTTCTGACGTAAAAGAGTTCGGTTTCTACAATGGCATTCGGTATATAAGTGCAATAGTTAAAATCGATTTATCACCTGATGATTTCGAGAGACTAACTACCAACAGACTTCCAAATTTTACAGAACAACGGCTTTTTTTAAAAGAATTGGTAGCTGGTGAAAGTCCGCTTTACTTGTATACTGACGGAAATATTACCAGATTTTTCTATAGAGTCGAGGAGAATAGGCTAGAACCTTTGGTCTACAAACGATATTTGGTGAATGATTCAAAAATTAGAGCATATGAAAGATTCAAACAACAATTAATAAACCACATTAAATGTGAGGTTATAAGCGAGAGTGACATAAAGTCCACAACATATTCTATCTCATCATTGACAAAAATTTTTAGGGATTACAATATATGTTTGAATCCAAACATCAGTTTTGAAAAAATATCAAAGAATAAATCTCAGATTAACCTTTCATTGAAATCCGGTTTGCAATATGGTAATGTTGAATATCTCCGTACCGCTTCTGTATTTTCAGCAGAGGAATCTTTTGATTTTGGCAATTCGTTAGGGTTTCGATTGGGGATAGAAACAGAATTTGTTTTACCTTTCAACAAAAATAAATGGGGGATTTTCATAGAACCCACTTATCAGGTTTATAATTCTAAAAATTCCTCTGATAATTTCAGTATCACATACAAGTCCATTGAAGTTCCACTAGGATTGAGACATTACCTTTATTTAAACGATTTAAGGTTATTTATGAATGCCGCAGGAGTTTATGACATTCCTTTAAACTCTAACATAAATGAAAACATTAAAATTTCAAGTTCTGCTAATTTGATGTACGGTTTAGGTCTTTCTTTTAAGGAAAAGTATAGCTTAGAAATAAGACGTACGACAACAAGAGAATTACTTTCTGACTTTAGAGGCGAGAGTGGTGACTATAACCTAAATTTTATTATCATTCTTGGAATTATCTTGTAGTTTAACATTTTAATCTGTAATTTTTGCTATTGAACAATAACCAAGAGCATTTGGGAAGTAGCGTTAACCTTTAGAATTAAATCCAATTAAGTTTAATAAAAAAAGCCCATCGTTACCGATGGGCTTATGTAAAACTTGAAAGTATATGATTAGATAACTTTTACGTTTACTGCGTTTAGACCTTTGTTACCTTCTTGTAAATCAAATTCGACTTCATCGCCTTCACGAATTTCATCTACTAATCCAGAAATGTGTACAAAGTGATCTTTTTCAACTCCTTCTTCAGTGATGAATCCAAAACCTTTTGTGTCGTTGAAAAATTTTACTGTTCCTTTACTCATTGTAATGTAATTAAATTTATAATATTTATTAATTGGCAAAGATGATGCCATTTATCGGACATTCAATATTTTAATTGACTTATTTTCAATTTATTATAAATTTTGTTCTTTAAAAACGCATTCTTTATCCCATATTACCGTAAAGCCTTCGCTACATTTTTGAGGAGTAGACTTGGGGTTAGCTTCTAAGAAATCAGTTGTTACCTTTGTCCCCTACATAATGGATAGTATACCAAAACAAAGTACCGTCAAAAATTCTTATATGGCTTTTAAAAAATTACATAATGATATAAAGGAAACCTTAAAACGTCTAGAAATTACTAGTCCTACGAATTTTCAGACCAAAAGTATTCCTGTTATAAAAAGTGGTGTTAATACTTTCTGTATCGCACCCAAAGATGCCGGCAAGACAACAACTTTGATACTTACGACCTTGCAAAAACTAAAATGTGAAGCGGTAGGCAATGCGCCAAGAGCGGTGGTTTTGGTCGAAAACAAGGAAAAGGCATTGGAATTATATGATGCCTTTTTAACCTATACCAAATATAACTCCTTACGCGTATATGTGGGATACGAAGAGCTACATATAGATATTCAGAAATCGGAAATTTTTGAAGGTATAGATATCCTCATATCTACACCCAAGACTATGAACAAGCTATTTTTATTAAACGGGGTAAGCACGTCCGAACTAAAGCTATTGAGTATAGACGATGCCGAATTCCTCATTCAAAAATCGGACTACCAAGCAATGGTCTCTATTACTCAAAGTATTATAAAATGTCAATATGTATTGTATGCCGAAAAATTACATCCGAAACTGAAACGTTTTGAATCCAATTTTATGGAACATTCCAAATTAATAAAGGCTTAGTAACTTAAAAATTCTAAAAATGAAGAATTATGTTAAATTTCTTCTGGGGCGAGTTCAACTTCCAACCCGTCCATATCGGCATTAATATGTAATTGACAACCCAATCGGGAATTATCCTGTACATGAAATGCCTCCGATAACATAGCTTCCTCATCGTCCGACATTTCTGGTAGTACATGGTCGGATTTAACATAGCACTGACACGAGGCGCACATGGCCATCCCACCACATATACCAATAGTACCCTCCGGGGCCAGTTCATAGGAACGTACCACTTCCATAAGGTTCATGTTCATATCCGTAGGGGCGTCAATTTCGTGAAGGATACCGTCCCGGTCGGTTATTTTGATTTTAATATCTTTCAAAAGATTAAAGGAATTAGGCTGTTAGGAATTAGGTTGATCTTTCATAGATTTAATCAACCCGTATAACATTTTTAATATTTCATTGGTTTTATCGATTAACTCTTTGGTCGTCGGATCGTCCAAGAACTTAAGTCGTTGCGATAAATAAAGCATTGATCTAACTTCACTATTGGAGGCCAAAGCAAAATATAAAAAACGGATGAAATCAGGATTCGTTCGTCGTTCAAAACCTTCGGCAATATTATTTGAAATCGATACTGATGCTCTCGTAATCTGGTCACGAAAGCCAAAATCTTTGCTCTTTAAAAAGTTTTGATAGATAAAAACTGATAAATTCTGGGCTTTCTGCCAAACCAATATATCTTCAAATCTCTGAAAAGCCAAAACCTTAATATTTATTTATTTTTCTATACCCTATACACTAACTCCTGAGTCCTATTCAATTGCTTTTACAACTGCTTTAGGTGCTTCCTTCTTGCTGCCATCAAAACCGGTAACCCCACCTACGGTAGTATATTTCATTACGTATTTCTTATCTGGATAGATACGCTGATAAGCGCTCTGGCACATAAGCGTAGCCTCGTGAAAACCGCATAGAATCAATTTTAATTTGCCGGGATAGGTATTTACATCACCGATGGCATAAATACCAAGGATATTGGTCTGATAGTCCAACGTGTTATCCACCTTTATCGCATTCTTTTCAATTTCCAATCCCCAATCGGCAATAGGTCCCAATTTTGGTGATAATCCAAAAAGTGGAATAAAATTATCTACCTCGAGTTCAATGTTCTCAGCAGCGTTAGATGTTTTTCTGATGGTTACCGAGGATAATTTATCCTCGCCGTTTAGTTTAACGATCTCAGCAGGAGTAATTAAATTTATTTTTCCTTCGTTCTTTAGTTGCTGTACTTTTTCCACGGAATCTAGAGCGCCCCTGAATTCATTTCGTCGATGTACCAAGGTAACCTCAGCTGCCACATCGGCCAAAAAAATACTCCAATCCAAGGCTGAATCCCCTCCCCCTGCTATGACAATTTTCTTATTACGGTACACTTCTGGGTCCTTTATGATATAAGCTACCCCTTTATCCTCGTATTTACGCAGATTTTCCAGTAACGGTTTTCTAGGTTCAAAGCTTCCTAGCCCACCTGCAATAGCAACAATCGGTGCGTGATGTTTTGTTCCTTTATTGGTAGTAACTATAAATGAACCATCTTCCAATTTTTCAATCGTCTCGGCCCTTTCCCCCAGTGTAAATCCAGGCTGAAAAGGTTTAATCTGTTCCATTAAATTATCTACCAATTCTCCTGCCAGTACCTCTGGAAAACCTGGAATATCATAAATGGGTTTCTTTGGATAGATTTCGGAACATTGTCCCCCTGCCTGTGGTAAAGCATCTATTAAATGGCATTTTAACTGCAAAAGTCCTGCTTCAAAAACGGCAAAAAGACCCGTAGGTCCCGCTCCTATAATTAATATATCTGTCTTAATCATTCAAAAATCAAATTAAAAAATCACAGCAAAATTACTGCTGTGATAACTTTCGTATTATGACATTTATCAACTCCTCTAACTGATATTAATGACTTCTTCAATTTGAGGGGCGTACTTTTTTATCGTCATTTCCACCCCACTTTTTAAAGTCATCTGGTTTACCGTACAACCAACGCAAGCACCTTCCAATCTTACTTTAACAGAGTTTTCATTATCGATTGAAATCAAGGTAATATCACCGCCATCGCTCTGCAAGAAAGGTCGGATTTCCTCCAAGGCCTTTTCTACGTTCATTCTTAGTTCGTCCGAAGTCATTGTTGTCATACCTACTTATTTGTAACGGCAGCACAACCTGCCATTGTTGTTATTTTAATAGCCTCCGTTGGAGGTATACTTTTATTTCTATTTACAGTTTCCTGAACCACATTTTTTGTTATTTCCTCAAATGCAGCCTCTATTGGAGTAGCCGTTTGCATTGCGGCCGGGCGACCCACATCCCCTGCTTCCCTTATACTTTGTACCAAAGGAATCTCTCCCAAAAACGGAACTTTTAAATCTTCCGCCAAGTGTTTTGCACCCTCTTTTCCAAAAATATAATACTTATTATCCGGCAATTCGCTAGGTGTAAAATACGCCATATTCTCCACAATGCCCAAGACGGGTACGTTGATGGAGTCTTGCTGAAACATGGCCACCCCTTTGCGCGCATCTGCCAAGGCCACTTCCTGTGGTGTACTCACAATCACAGCCCCTGTTACCGGCATGGCCTGCATGATGCTCAAATGAATGTCGCCCGTTCCCGGAGGTAAGTCTAACAGCATAAAATCTATCTCGCCCCAGTGGGCATCAAAAATCATTTGGTTCAAAGCTTTGGACGCCATGGGACCTCTCCAAATCACCGCCTGATTGGGTTGGGTGAAAAAACCAATGGACAGTAACTTGACACCATAACTTTCTACCGGCTTCATTTTGGATTTACCATTTATGTTAACCGCCAAAGGCTTTTCTTGGGCAACATCAAACATAATGGGCATAGAAGGGCCATAAATATCCGCATCCAATAGTCCCACTTTAAAGCCCATCTTTGCAAGGGTTACGGCCAAATTTGCCGTTACCGTAGATTTACCAACACCTCCCTTGCCCGATGCTACCGCAATAATATTCTGGATACCCGGTATGGGTTTTCCCTTAATTTCGTTTGCTTTCGGTTTGGCCACTGGAGCATCGACCTTTATATTAATTTTGATTTTCGCCTTTTCGTAGACCTCTCTATGAACGATTTTTAAAATCTCCACTTCGGTCTTTTTACGAGCCTGTAAACTGGGATTGTTAATGGTGATGTCTATTTCTACCTCATCGCCAAAAATCATCACATTTTTGACCGCACCACTTTCAACCATATTCTGGCCCTCACCAGGAACGGTTATTTGCTCCAATGCTTTTAAAACGTCCTTTTTATCTATTTTCATTCTGATACTATCACTTTCAAAGGGTTTATCTCTTCTTGACGCTCAGCTTATCCACCATTACAGACCTAAGCAATCTTAACCTTTATGTAAAATCATTCTAAACAACAAAGATAGCTTTTAGGCTTGAGAATAGGAAGTAGTTAGATTGATATATGATATGGTTAAAAAATTGGAAATAATAGCTTAGCATAGATATTTGGGAAGGTAATTGCATTTATATTGATATTCTGGATTACGTTAAGACGGGAAGACTGATTAATCAGCCATTCATTTTATATCGAATTGAAG
This sequence is a window from Maribacter aestuarii. Protein-coding genes within it:
- a CDS encoding cold-shock protein, encoding MSKGTVKFFNDTKGFGFITEEGVEKDHFVHISGLVDEIREGDEVEFDLQEGNKGLNAVNVKVI
- a CDS encoding 2Fe-2S iron-sulfur cluster-binding protein; this translates as MKDIKIKITDRDGILHEIDAPTDMNMNLMEVVRSYELAPEGTIGICGGMAMCASCQCYVKSDHVLPEMSDDEEAMLSEAFHVQDNSRLGCQLHINADMDGLEVELAPEEI
- a CDS encoding Mrp/NBP35 family ATP-binding protein, with the protein product MKIDKKDVLKALEQITVPGEGQNMVESGAVKNVMIFGDEVEIDITINNPSLQARKKTEVEILKIVHREVYEKAKIKINIKVDAPVAKPKANEIKGKPIPGIQNIIAVASGKGGVGKSTVTANLAVTLAKMGFKVGLLDADIYGPSMPIMFDVAQEKPLAVNINGKSKMKPVESYGVKLLSIGFFTQPNQAVIWRGPMASKALNQMIFDAHWGEIDFMLLDLPPGTGDIHLSIMQAMPVTGAVIVSTPQEVALADARKGVAMFQQDSINVPVLGIVENMAYFTPSELPDNKYYIFGKEGAKHLAEDLKVPFLGEIPLVQSIREAGDVGRPAAMQTATPIEAAFEEITKNVVQETVNRNKSIPPTEAIKITTMAGCAAVTNK
- a CDS encoding four helix bundle protein, translated to MAFQRFEDILVWQKAQNLSVFIYQNFLKSKDFGFRDQITRASVSISNNIAEGFERRTNPDFIRFLYFALASNSEVRSMLYLSQRLKFLDDPTTKELIDKTNEILKMLYGLIKSMKDQPNS
- a CDS encoding NifU family protein, producing the protein MTSDELRMNVEKALEEIRPFLQSDGGDITLISIDNENSVKVRLEGACVGCTVNQMTLKSGVEMTIKKYAPQIEEVINIS
- a CDS encoding ABC transporter ATP-binding protein; the protein is MADKKVSILTAFKTIIWPRRKLVFLGLVLIVISKAASFVAPVSLRYFLDDIVPNKDYDLLKILVAVVIFSFFVQGLMSFLLTKVLSIQAQYMISELRAQVQKQVLSLPLRFFDNTKSGALVSRIMSDVEGVRNLIGTGLVQLVGGTITAVVSLILLLRISPGMTLLTFIPLVLFAIIALKAFKIIRPVFRDRGKINAEVKGRLTETLGGIRVIKGFNAEAQEAKVFENGVDKLYQNVKKSLTATAVMTSSSTFLLGLATTGIMMGYGGYKMMEGELTTGQYFEFTFLLALMIAPIVQMSNIGSQLTEALAGLDRTEELMNEVSEANEKERTVQLSNIHGDMSFEDVSFAYEEDKDVLHNISFKVKSGDVIALVGSSGSGKSTIAGLAATFLNPDSGKITVDGIDLAKVDLTSFRQFLGVVLQDDFLFEGTIKDNILFPRPNASEEELQKAVKGAYVDEFTDRFEDGLETLIGERGVKLSGGQRQRIAIARAVLADPKILILDEATSNLDTESEALIQKSLATLTEGRTTFVIAHRLSTIRKANQILVIENGRIAEQGTHDELIATEGRYYNLFTYQARI
- a CDS encoding DEAD/DEAH box helicase is translated as MAFKKLHNDIKETLKRLEITSPTNFQTKSIPVIKSGVNTFCIAPKDAGKTTTLILTTLQKLKCEAVGNAPRAVVLVENKEKALELYDAFLTYTKYNSLRVYVGYEELHIDIQKSEIFEGIDILISTPKTMNKLFLLNGVSTSELKLLSIDDAEFLIQKSDYQAMVSITQSIIKCQYVLYAEKLHPKLKRFESNFMEHSKLIKA
- a CDS encoding TPM domain-containing protein, which produces MEKNCIFEIAQLNRGMIKKTVLLLFIAISTTVLCQNRYMELREIVTDSAGIFNPNQLSTLKEKLTAFEQETTNQLVVVTVQSLGYETIESYANGLFNQNGLGQKGKDNGLLILFSEMDREVRIEVGYGLEPYITDAVASRIIRNTMIPNFKEDKYFEGISQATDQLISLLRDPEALDEFKEEIQRSEDRNTLIGAGFLLLFICVFVGVGGFFFYRSYSGLIEIFRGIFIGKLGLLPGLFLIFSAALSSVFGLVFLAVPLGVVATICWPELLPVSYFLERPSLLLWLLIPFFGISILIAFIKIKFFGKDDFKLSLISNDKAYYRKTFSSTGTHSFGSSSSGGSSSSFSGGGGSSGGGGASGSW
- a CDS encoding NAD(P)/FAD-dependent oxidoreductase encodes the protein MIKTDILIIGAGPTGLFAVFEAGLLQLKCHLIDALPQAGGQCSEIYPKKPIYDIPGFPEVLAGELVDNLMEQIKPFQPGFTLGERAETIEKLEDGSFIVTTNKGTKHHAPIVAIAGGLGSFEPRKPLLENLRKYEDKGVAYIIKDPEVYRNKKIVIAGGGDSALDWSIFLADVAAEVTLVHRRNEFRGALDSVEKVQQLKNEGKINLITPAEIVKLNGEDKLSSVTIRKTSNAAENIELEVDNFIPLFGLSPKLGPIADWGLEIEKNAIKVDNTLDYQTNILGIYAIGDVNTYPGKLKLILCGFHEATLMCQSAYQRIYPDKKYVMKYTTVGGVTGFDGSKKEAPKAVVKAIE